The following coding sequences are from one Planctomycetota bacterium window:
- a CDS encoding type IV pilus twitching motility protein PilT, with translation MSTMQIDRLLDTVVKLGASDLHLTVGRQPTLRLHGNLRSLQTKTLESDDMVSLMKAITPERNQQELQEEGGTDFGFAYGDAARFRVSVFRQRGDLAIVCRQIPSRLLTFEQIGLPDVCRELIRRPRGMFLVTGPTGSGKTTTLATMIDYINTNMDRHIVTMEDPIEYYHLHKKSIVNQREVGNDVPSFAEALRRSLRQDPDVILVGEMRDLETIESAVRAAETGHLVFATLHTTGAAKTIDRVVDAFPVTQQNQIRVQLSTALLCVLSQALLTRVDTTGMVAAYEFLVVTPAISNLIREAKTFRIDSMIQTGKKFGMQLLDDHLWSLYTRGMISPEEMIDVSKNPAELTARIHRLGRTVGRMEWDEETEEPPKAGG, from the coding sequence ATGTCCACGATGCAGATCGACCGCCTGCTCGACACTGTCGTCAAGCTGGGCGCTTCCGACCTTCACCTCACCGTCGGGCGACAGCCCACCCTCCGCCTCCACGGCAACCTCCGGTCCCTGCAGACCAAGACGCTCGAGTCCGACGACATGGTCTCGCTCATGAAGGCCATCACGCCCGAGCGCAACCAGCAGGAACTCCAGGAAGAGGGCGGCACCGACTTCGGCTTCGCCTACGGCGACGCGGCACGCTTCCGCGTCTCGGTCTTCCGCCAGCGCGGCGACCTCGCCATCGTCTGCCGCCAGATCCCCAGCCGCCTCCTCACCTTCGAGCAGATCGGCCTGCCGGACGTCTGCCGCGAACTCATCCGCCGCCCCCGCGGGATGTTCCTGGTCACCGGGCCCACCGGCTCGGGCAAGACCACGACCCTCGCGACCATGATCGACTACATCAACACGAACATGGACCGGCACATCGTCACGATGGAAGACCCCATCGAGTACTACCACCTGCACAAGAAATCCATTGTGAACCAGCGGGAAGTCGGCAACGACGTGCCCAGTTTCGCCGAGGCCCTCCGCCGCTCGCTCCGTCAGGACCCGGACGTGATCCTGGTCGGCGAAATGCGCGACCTGGAGACGATCGAGTCCGCCGTTCGCGCCGCCGAGACGGGCCACCTGGTCTTCGCAACGCTGCACACCACCGGGGCCGCGAAGACCATCGACCGCGTCGTCGACGCCTTCCCCGTCACCCAGCAGAACCAGATCCGCGTGCAGCTCTCGACGGCGCTGCTGTGCGTGCTGAGCCAGGCGCTGCTCACGCGTGTGGATACCACGGGCATGGTGGCGGCGTACGAGTTCCTGGTAGTTACCCCTGCCATCTCGAACCTGATCCGCGAGGCGAAAACGTTCCGCATCGATTCGATGATCCAGACCGGCAAGAAGTTCGGCATGCAGTTGCTGGACGATCACCTGTGGTCGCTGTACACCCGCGGGATGATCTCGCCGGAAGAGATGATCGACGTGAGCAAAAACCCGGCTGAGCTAACGGCCCGGATCCACCGTCTGGGCCGAACGGTGGGTCGGATGGAGTGGGACGAGGAGACGGAAGAGCCGCCGAAGGCGGGTGGTTGA
- a CDS encoding type II secretion system protein — protein MRRTVNRGFTILELLISILVIGIIMGLVIGGAVAVTRAARTSADRAALSGVKTGLEQFKGEFGFIPPLVRDRATPPLVLTPLGPSDRRLIVYDLTNPADQDLLRAPSTPAPPNNPLLDDRYSTVSLAAYLAGGMDFALNTSPNAPAVDGSGGPALYKPTRDGGFEIPRDVRQGAAATTKRTGTVYESFVNLTKASPRLRPNPATPEDVTLVDANNVPIRYYRWLTGREEPAGSGTYVVEMISDLNVPPMVARDQTLPAFQYMKQKSDRDLNANVATRSAAWAIVSAGPNQVFGDEAIALIAERLGKSQPATVQDELVLRGLAEEDNVVEVGQ, from the coding sequence ATGCGACGGACGGTCAATCGCGGGTTCACCATCCTTGAACTGCTGATCTCGATCCTCGTGATCGGCATCATCATGGGGCTGGTCATCGGGGGGGCGGTCGCCGTCACGCGGGCGGCGCGGACCTCCGCCGATCGGGCGGCGTTGTCGGGCGTCAAGACCGGGCTCGAGCAGTTCAAGGGCGAGTTCGGCTTCATCCCCCCGCTCGTGCGCGATCGCGCGACGCCCCCGCTCGTCCTGACGCCCCTGGGCCCCAGCGACCGGCGGCTGATCGTCTATGACCTCACCAACCCGGCCGACCAGGACCTGCTGCGGGCGCCCTCGACCCCGGCCCCGCCGAACAACCCGCTGCTGGACGATCGGTACAGCACCGTGAGCCTGGCGGCCTATCTCGCGGGGGGCATGGACTTCGCGCTCAACACCTCGCCCAACGCGCCCGCGGTCGACGGGTCGGGCGGGCCCGCGCTCTACAAGCCCACCCGCGACGGCGGGTTCGAGATCCCCCGCGACGTCCGCCAGGGCGCGGCGGCGACGACGAAGCGGACGGGCACCGTCTACGAGTCGTTCGTCAACCTGACGAAGGCGTCGCCCCGGCTGCGCCCCAACCCCGCAACGCCCGAGGATGTGACGCTCGTGGATGCCAACAACGTGCCGATCCGGTACTACCGGTGGCTCACGGGGCGCGAGGAGCCGGCGGGGTCGGGGACGTACGTGGTGGAGATGATCTCCGACCTCAACGTGCCCCCGATGGTGGCGCGCGACCAGACGCTCCCGGCGTTCCAGTACATGAAGCAGAAGTCGGACCGCGACCTCAACGCGAACGTGGCGACGCGCTCGGCGGCGTGGGCGATCGTGTCGGCGGGGCCGAACCAGGTCTTCGGGGACGAGGCGATCGCGCTCATCGCCGAGCGCCTGGGCAAGTCGCAGCCCGCGACCGTGCAGGACGAGCTGGTGCTGCGGGGCCTGGCGGAAGAGGACAACGTCGTGGAGGTGGGCCAGTGA
- a CDS encoding prepilin-type N-terminal cleavage/methylation domain-containing protein codes for MTRAFSLIEVLIAIVVLALGLLGLAAVFPAVIAQQREASDTVQGVSAERSVSEVLLGHARLNERPAPNANDTNPADRRGWGVLAKQPEWSPEGGWTPPTLVADLTQIPDGAGLGLVPTTGWMAVGQQGGITIALPLADRLTPVPYTALEDPRFVWDMAARRVDVSPTRVRPATTTRDDDQVQVAIFVRRIDPAIRRPDNRPLRELFLNDTLPLATRRVPVASDARGRPTFDGVGGGTAPNYAPIFSFRIEDEDFAQEAQGNAEVEWIVPDTSGGFDDLRPYVAQVGQKFVDQAGGVHEVIEVQAAGNGVPALRLRVSPPVPARLGADISSLPEGELRMLATAQTPAAVVVRTIRP; via the coding sequence ATGACCCGGGCGTTCTCGCTCATCGAGGTGCTGATCGCGATCGTCGTGCTGGCGCTCGGGCTGCTCGGGCTGGCGGCGGTCTTCCCCGCGGTGATCGCGCAGCAGCGCGAGGCCTCGGACACCGTGCAGGGCGTGTCGGCGGAGCGGTCGGTGTCGGAGGTGCTGCTGGGGCACGCCCGGCTGAACGAGCGCCCTGCGCCCAACGCGAACGACACCAACCCGGCCGACCGGCGCGGGTGGGGCGTGCTCGCGAAGCAGCCGGAGTGGTCGCCCGAGGGCGGCTGGACGCCCCCGACGCTCGTGGCGGACCTCACGCAGATCCCCGACGGCGCGGGGCTGGGCCTCGTGCCCACCACGGGCTGGATGGCGGTGGGGCAGCAGGGCGGCATCACGATCGCGCTCCCGCTGGCCGACCGGCTGACGCCCGTGCCCTACACCGCGCTCGAAGATCCGCGCTTCGTGTGGGACATGGCGGCGCGCCGGGTGGATGTCTCGCCCACGCGGGTGCGCCCGGCGACCACGACCCGCGACGACGACCAGGTGCAGGTGGCGATCTTCGTGCGGCGCATCGACCCGGCGATCCGGCGCCCCGACAACCGCCCGCTGCGCGAGCTCTTCCTGAACGACACGCTCCCGCTGGCGACTCGGCGCGTTCCGGTCGCGTCGGACGCGCGCGGGCGCCCGACCTTTGACGGCGTGGGCGGGGGCACGGCGCCGAACTACGCCCCGATCTTCTCCTTCAGGATCGAGGACGAGGACTTCGCGCAGGAAGCGCAGGGAAACGCGGAGGTCGAGTGGATCGTGCCCGACACGAGCGGCGGGTTCGACGACCTGCGCCCCTACGTGGCGCAAGTCGGGCAGAAGTTCGTCGACCAGGCGGGGGGCGTGCACGAGGTCATCGAGGTGCAGGCGGCGGGCAACGGCGTTCCCGCGCTGCGCCTGCGGGTGTCGCCGCCCGTCCCGGCGCGCCTCGGCGCCGACATCTCGAGCCTGCCCGAGGGTGAGCTGCGGATGCTGGCGACCGCGCAGACGCCGGCGGCGGTGGTTGTTCGGACGATCCGCCCGTGA
- a CDS encoding prepilin-type N-terminal cleavage/methylation domain-containing protein translates to MSRAGGGGRWGGAVCGRARFGEGITTMCSTERQGVRRTGFSLLELIVAIAAVAVISVGLAALFSSVGRTVSGGRRVSVLNTYAALVENRMRRDFLAMSREGPLVIRQQWVQREPAPTVSPNPTTANDLIPLTPDDLRPRRRRADEIVFFARGEFISSRPPVHPDVNARSDTARVYYGHGQARNEVLTPGSLYLRPQVNDFNSDVQAVLGTVSGFGGPNVNRFASDWTLLRLQTLLVEPETTRRTDYPGVPGRTFAQTADGDRQIGMQPAMGSLFRWLANRPLPGPPAPPAAAQLVRQEAGAQFPVVASGLVDVATTDLDEIRATVLGALVLPSAVAPGDAFPSPSTVDTEFMWTDATGTTGATRPATPLSLDRQHAWMEQLMPAPSAASNPGGAVYPLAGEVPGTRTRFEPQPPDYFESIDGATAANTDLAIRRADQIMIGANNFLPRCSEFIVEWSYGLTDANGQLVWYGPRRTLDLDNDRLPDPGEPAITLPYPFTPTGVSLPLEYRYERVGVTTLGTHTVTDRLIYGYAPLPETSVLTSYFGYIDPTFRPPQDTDGDGRVDTGQPAIAAVAWAWPRMIRVTIVLSDAQDASIESSFQFIFTTPEAGES, encoded by the coding sequence GTGAGTCGCGCGGGCGGCGGCGGGCGGTGGGGCGGGGCGGTGTGCGGGCGGGCGAGGTTCGGCGAGGGGATCACCACGATGTGCTCGACGGAACGACAGGGCGTGCGACGGACCGGCTTCAGCCTGCTGGAGCTCATCGTCGCCATCGCGGCGGTCGCGGTGATCTCGGTCGGGCTGGCGGCGTTGTTCAGCTCGGTGGGGCGGACCGTGTCGGGCGGGCGCCGCGTGAGCGTGCTGAACACCTACGCCGCGCTGGTCGAGAACCGCATGCGCCGGGACTTCCTGGCGATGTCGCGCGAGGGCCCGCTGGTCATCCGCCAGCAATGGGTGCAGCGCGAGCCCGCGCCGACGGTGAGCCCCAACCCGACGACGGCCAACGACCTGATCCCCCTGACGCCCGACGACCTGCGCCCGCGCCGCCGGCGCGCGGACGAGATCGTGTTCTTCGCGCGGGGCGAGTTCATCTCGTCGCGCCCGCCGGTGCACCCGGACGTGAACGCGCGGTCGGACACGGCGCGGGTCTACTACGGGCACGGGCAGGCGCGCAACGAGGTGCTGACGCCCGGGTCGCTGTACCTGCGCCCGCAGGTGAACGACTTCAACAGCGACGTGCAGGCGGTGCTGGGGACGGTGTCTGGGTTCGGCGGTCCGAACGTGAACCGGTTCGCGTCGGACTGGACGCTGCTGCGTCTGCAGACGCTGCTGGTAGAGCCCGAGACGACGCGGCGCACGGACTACCCGGGCGTGCCCGGTCGGACGTTCGCCCAGACCGCGGACGGTGATCGGCAGATCGGCATGCAGCCGGCGATGGGGTCGTTGTTCCGGTGGCTGGCGAACCGCCCGCTGCCCGGGCCGCCCGCGCCGCCGGCGGCGGCGCAGCTCGTGCGGCAGGAGGCTGGCGCGCAGTTCCCGGTGGTGGCGTCGGGGCTGGTGGACGTGGCGACGACGGACCTGGACGAGATCCGCGCGACGGTGCTGGGCGCGCTGGTGCTCCCCAGCGCGGTGGCGCCGGGCGATGCGTTCCCGTCGCCCTCGACGGTGGACACCGAGTTCATGTGGACGGACGCGACGGGCACGACCGGGGCGACCCGCCCCGCGACGCCCCTGTCGCTCGACCGCCAGCACGCGTGGATGGAGCAGTTGATGCCCGCGCCGTCGGCGGCGTCGAACCCGGGGGGCGCGGTCTACCCGCTGGCGGGCGAGGTGCCCGGCACGCGGACGCGCTTCGAGCCCCAGCCCCCGGATTACTTCGAGTCGATCGACGGGGCGACGGCGGCCAACACCGACCTCGCGATCCGTCGCGCGGACCAGATCATGATCGGGGCGAACAACTTTCTGCCCCGGTGCAGCGAGTTCATTGTCGAGTGGTCGTACGGGCTGACGGACGCGAACGGGCAGCTCGTGTGGTACGGCCCGCGGCGGACGCTCGACCTCGACAACGACCGCTTGCCGGACCCGGGCGAGCCGGCGATCACGCTGCCCTACCCGTTCACGCCGACGGGGGTGTCGCTCCCGCTGGAGTACCGGTACGAGCGCGTCGGGGTGACGACGCTGGGCACGCACACGGTGACGGACCGGCTGATCTACGGGTATGCGCCGCTCCCCGAGACGAGCGTGCTGACGAGCTACTTCGGGTACATCGATCCGACGTTCCGCCCGCCGCAGGACACCGACGGCGACGGCCGGGTGGATACGGGCCAGCCGGCGATCGCGGCGGTGGCGTGGGCGTGGCCCCGGATGATCCGGGTGACGATCGTGCTGTCGGACGCGCAGGACGCGTCGATCGAGAGTTCCTTCCAGTTCATCTTCACGACCCCGGAGGCGGGCGAGTCGTGA
- a CDS encoding prepilin-type N-terminal cleavage/methylation domain-containing protein produces the protein MKRRAFSLTELLVVITILVILIAIAVPAFRSLLGNSERSLAENQLRVGLSAARDAAIRSDGGDAAAVFFFTGGRVRIIACVQVGTLCDAGPTTPCTNTDVFAPLGTIEPVQLPVGWSVRGYAPPGSIGQVGEAHAWYESFSGLSNEGTWVFPETDFVSLDGTNVETRGVQRHTFFVRFRAGDGALDTSNRRSILVLDPVRTESFRGAAPYAVARADQATDLAQFAKRTLALLGQPAAGASGDARALFGDESVDTILARPVTELSLHEEGRLIAAVGARPNRVTGTLYAPPDENAQYALYDATVLPAGVDQDETQRRVGAWIEGRLDIGAGLVGTDARVFMVQRYLGNMQEISP, from the coding sequence GTGAAACGCCGCGCGTTCTCGCTGACGGAACTGCTGGTGGTCATCACCATCCTGGTGATCCTCATCGCCATCGCCGTGCCCGCGTTCCGCAGCCTGCTGGGCAACAGCGAGCGCAGCCTCGCGGAGAACCAGCTGCGGGTGGGCCTCTCGGCGGCGCGGGACGCGGCGATCCGCAGCGACGGCGGGGACGCGGCGGCGGTGTTCTTCTTCACCGGCGGGCGCGTGCGGATCATCGCGTGCGTGCAGGTGGGGACGCTATGCGACGCCGGGCCCACGACCCCCTGCACGAACACGGACGTCTTTGCGCCCCTGGGCACCATCGAGCCGGTGCAGCTGCCCGTGGGGTGGTCGGTGCGGGGGTACGCGCCGCCGGGATCGATCGGGCAGGTGGGCGAGGCGCACGCGTGGTACGAGAGCTTCTCGGGGCTCTCGAACGAGGGCACGTGGGTCTTCCCCGAGACGGACTTCGTGAGCCTCGACGGGACCAACGTGGAGACGCGGGGCGTGCAGCGCCACACGTTTTTCGTGCGGTTCCGCGCGGGCGACGGCGCGCTCGACACCTCGAACCGCCGGTCGATCCTGGTGCTGGACCCGGTGCGGACCGAGAGCTTCCGCGGGGCCGCCCCGTACGCGGTGGCGCGGGCCGACCAGGCGACCGACCTGGCGCAGTTCGCGAAGCGCACGCTGGCGCTGCTGGGCCAGCCGGCGGCGGGGGCGTCGGGCGACGCGCGGGCGCTCTTCGGCGACGAGAGCGTCGACACGATCCTCGCGCGCCCGGTGACGGAGCTGTCGCTGCACGAGGAAGGGCGGCTGATCGCGGCGGTGGGCGCGCGTCCGAACCGCGTGACGGGCACGCTCTACGCCCCGCCCGACGAGAACGCGCAGTACGCGCTGTACGACGCGACGGTGCTACCCGCGGGGGTGGACCAGGACGAGACGCAGCGCCGCGTCGGGGCGTGGATCGAGGGGCGCCTGGACATCGGGGCGGGGCTGGTGGGGACCGACGCACGCGTGTTCATGGTGCAGCGGTACCTCGGCAACATGCAGGAGATCTCGCCATGA
- a CDS encoding ATPase, T2SS/T4P/T4SS family yields MSFDPAEMKGRKLGRVLTKMGKATREQVHEALAVQKTRKQLIGQILVELGYCSPRDVAEAVAGQAGMSYVDLSGWAATDALKEVLPADTIRMYEVIPVEYNPTSKRLKIAMKSPDNFRAVDDLRMLMGFNVDAAVGDADTVDALIKKHFSKVESVTDVVSSLAADKKFDGLTGKSDQSIDLDALTQAANDNQVIKLLNLVLMQAIKDRASDIHFEPFEKEFKMRYRIDGVLYEMVPPPKQLGPAITSRIKVMANLDIAERRLPQDGRIELTVGGKPVDLRIAVLPTIHGESCVMRVLDRSNVELALERIGLRPDDYDKFLKLINRPNGIVVVTGPTGSGKTTTLYAALAKLNDIETKILTVEDPVEYDIDGLCQCQVNTEAGLTFAKALRSFLRQDPDVILVGEIRDLETAQIAVQASLTGHLVLSTLHTNDAPSSIIRLVDLGMEPFLLTATIEGIVAQRLVRTICKHCKEQYTPKEEELMELNLTPAMVVGKKFARGKGCDNCNNSGYRGRMALFEIMMMDDEMRELVMKQANTTLLRAHARKRGMRSLRECGLLAIYENLTTIDEVVRETLSEED; encoded by the coding sequence ATGTCGTTTGATCCCGCCGAGATGAAAGGCCGCAAGCTGGGCCGCGTGCTCACAAAGATGGGCAAGGCGACGCGCGAGCAGGTTCACGAAGCCCTGGCCGTGCAGAAGACCCGCAAGCAGTTGATCGGGCAGATCCTGGTCGAGTTGGGGTATTGTTCGCCCCGAGATGTAGCGGAGGCGGTGGCCGGGCAGGCGGGGATGTCGTACGTGGATCTGTCGGGGTGGGCCGCGACGGACGCGCTGAAGGAAGTGCTGCCGGCGGACACGATCCGGATGTACGAGGTGATCCCGGTCGAGTACAACCCGACGAGCAAGCGGCTGAAGATTGCGATGAAGAGCCCGGACAACTTCCGGGCGGTGGACGATCTTCGGATGCTGATGGGGTTCAACGTGGACGCGGCGGTGGGGGACGCCGACACGGTGGACGCGCTGATCAAGAAGCACTTCTCGAAGGTGGAGTCGGTGACGGACGTGGTGTCGTCGCTGGCGGCGGACAAGAAGTTCGACGGGCTGACGGGCAAGAGCGACCAGTCGATCGACCTGGACGCGCTGACGCAGGCGGCGAACGACAACCAGGTCATCAAGCTGCTGAACCTGGTGCTGATGCAGGCGATCAAGGACCGGGCGAGCGATATCCACTTTGAACCCTTCGAGAAGGAGTTCAAGATGCGGTACCGCATCGACGGGGTGCTGTACGAGATGGTCCCGCCCCCCAAGCAGCTGGGCCCGGCGATCACGAGCCGCATCAAGGTGATGGCGAACCTGGACATCGCCGAGCGCCGCCTGCCGCAGGACGGGCGCATCGAGCTGACGGTGGGCGGCAAGCCGGTGGACCTGCGTATCGCGGTGCTGCCGACGATCCACGGCGAGTCGTGCGTGATGCGCGTGCTGGACCGGAGCAACGTGGAGCTGGCGCTGGAGCGCATCGGCCTGCGTCCGGACGACTACGACAAGTTCCTGAAGCTGATCAACCGGCCCAACGGGATCGTGGTGGTGACGGGCCCGACGGGTTCGGGCAAGACGACGACGCTGTACGCGGCGTTGGCGAAGCTGAACGACATCGAGACCAAGATCCTGACGGTCGAGGACCCGGTCGAGTACGACATCGACGGGCTGTGCCAGTGCCAGGTGAACACCGAGGCGGGGCTGACGTTCGCGAAGGCGCTGCGGAGCTTCCTGCGTCAGGACCCGGACGTGATCCTGGTGGGCGAGATCCGCGACCTGGAGACGGCGCAGATCGCGGTGCAGGCGTCGCTGACGGGGCACCTGGTGCTGAGCACGCTGCACACGAACGACGCGCCGAGCTCGATCATCCGCCTGGTGGACCTGGGGATGGAGCCGTTCCTGCTGACGGCGACGATCGAGGGCATCGTGGCGCAGCGCCTGGTGCGCACGATCTGCAAGCACTGCAAGGAGCAGTACACGCCCAAGGAAGAGGAGCTGATGGAGCTGAACCTCACGCCGGCGATGGTGGTGGGGAAGAAGTTCGCGCGGGGCAAGGGCTGCGACAACTGCAACAACTCCGGGTACCGCGGGCGCATGGCGCTGTTCGAGATCATGATGATGGACGACGAGATGCGCGAGCTGGTGATGAAGCAGGCGAACACGACGCTGCTGCGGGCGCACGCGCGCAAGCGCGGGATGCGCTCGCTGCGGGAGTGCGGGCTGCTGGCGATCTACGAGAACCTGACGACGATCGACGAGGTCGTGCGCGAGACGCTGTCGGAAGAGGATTGA
- a CDS encoding type II secretion system F family protein — translation MATFMYEALNSAGKPQKGTIEAGNTEEAIQRIKAQGYYPTSVREQAVKKGAGMAAGEGAKLKKKKGMGIGGVSAKTLTAFTRQLSTLQDAGLPLLRSLQILESQQKPGKMKNILIGVGEEVEGGSSLSEAMSKFPKAFNHLYVKMVNAGEIGGVLDLILQRLAEFMEKSQRLKRKIRGAMVYPIVVVAIAGIILSGIMIFIIPKFEEIFRDFGVALPALTRGLIYASRWFAGTNAGQQIPGVLIVLPSPFVIWILWTLIRKAGPGRAATDTVLLYSPIFGKLVRKTVIARFTRTLGTLISAGVPILEAIKITKETSGNYVFEKALQKVYDSIREGEGFAGPLRESKTCDGIVVNMIDVGEETGELDAMLLKIADNYDEEVDVAVASLVSLLEPLMVVVLGGIVGVIVVAMFLPLVAMINSLQGGGI, via the coding sequence ATGGCGACGTTCATGTACGAAGCGTTGAACTCGGCGGGCAAGCCCCAGAAGGGCACCATCGAGGCGGGGAACACCGAGGAGGCCATCCAGCGCATCAAGGCGCAGGGGTACTACCCGACGTCGGTGCGCGAGCAGGCGGTGAAGAAGGGCGCCGGCATGGCCGCGGGCGAGGGCGCCAAGCTCAAGAAGAAGAAGGGGATGGGGATCGGCGGGGTGAGCGCCAAGACGCTGACGGCGTTCACGCGTCAGCTCTCGACGCTGCAGGACGCGGGCCTCCCGCTGCTGCGCTCGCTGCAGATCCTGGAGAGCCAGCAGAAGCCCGGCAAGATGAAGAACATCCTGATCGGCGTGGGCGAAGAGGTGGAGGGGGGCTCGAGCCTGTCGGAGGCGATGAGCAAGTTCCCCAAGGCGTTCAACCACCTGTACGTGAAGATGGTGAACGCGGGCGAGATCGGCGGCGTGCTGGACCTGATCCTGCAGCGTCTGGCCGAGTTCATGGAGAAGAGCCAGCGCCTGAAGCGCAAGATCCGCGGCGCGATGGTGTACCCGATCGTGGTCGTGGCGATCGCGGGGATCATCCTGTCGGGCATCATGATCTTCATCATCCCGAAGTTCGAGGAGATCTTCCGTGACTTCGGCGTGGCGCTGCCCGCGCTGACGCGCGGGCTGATCTACGCGAGCCGCTGGTTCGCGGGGACGAACGCCGGGCAGCAGATCCCGGGCGTGCTGATCGTGCTGCCCTCCCCGTTCGTGATCTGGATCCTGTGGACGCTCATCCGCAAGGCCGGCCCGGGGCGGGCGGCGACGGACACGGTGCTGCTGTACTCGCCGATCTTCGGGAAGCTGGTGCGCAAGACGGTGATCGCGCGCTTCACCCGCACGCTGGGCACGCTGATCTCGGCGGGCGTGCCGATCCTCGAGGCGATCAAGATCACCAAGGAGACGAGCGGGAACTACGTCTTCGAGAAGGCGCTGCAGAAGGTGTACGACAGCATCCGCGAGGGCGAGGGCTTCGCCGGGCCGCTGCGGGAGAGCAAGACCTGCGACGGCATCGTGGTGAACATGATCGACGTGGGCGAGGAGACCGGCGAACTGGACGCCATGCTCCTGAAGATCGCCGACAACTACGACGAAGAGGTGGACGTGGCCGTCGCCTCGCTGGTGAGCCTGCTGGAGCCCCTCATGGTCGTGGTGCTCGGCGGGATCGTCGGCGTCATCGTGGTGGCCATGTTCCTCCCGCTGGTCGCGATGATCAACAGCCTCCAGGGCGGCGGCATCTGA